Within the Medicago truncatula cultivar Jemalong A17 chromosome 4, MtrunA17r5.0-ANR, whole genome shotgun sequence genome, the region GTAACATGAGATATGGGAATGGGTTGCTACTTGCTAGtactcatttttatttctttgtatgTTGAGCTGAGAATGGTCAAGCaccatttttttagtattttatttggTTCCAATTTGGAGCATTAATTTTAAAGTgggtttcttttaatttttttggttaaaaaaaatattaaaaaaaaaagttttgatggAGCCATGAGTTGAACATATATCATCAAAGAGAATATGGAGCTTTCACCTTCAAAATGcagtttttggtttttaaagTGGGTTTCTGAATGAACTGATGttgtaaataataattttgaaatactATTAGATTTGAAGAGAACGAAATTACTTTATAAATTGTCATAAAGCGTATTCTATAAAAATAGTCATAAAGTtgtacgaaaaaaaaaaaatagtcataaaGTAATTATTTACAAGTCTTAGAAAAATGTTCGTGTGCAAGCAATTCGTGAGCAaagttaattgaaaaaaaaaacacaaatatcgCCCACCGTGGGGCTCGAACCCACGACCACAAGGTTAAGAGCCTTGcgctctaccaactgagctagaCGGGCTTGATGACTATGTTCTCAttcaaacaattttattatttgataaatttaaaCAATATAGTGGTGAAACATTGCCTTCATACGGTATAGATTTTCTTGTaaatatttagaaataaattatttttgagtttgattaatatactttgtcattgcacaattattttacacatgcaaCAAAAGATGTGTTGTcacttcaattaattaatatggTAGCATATGAGCtgtcatattcattaattgacaTGACAAAACATCATCGAATGCATATGAACAATAATTGTACACTGACAACGACAAcgtatattaattaaatacattatttttttgaactagaaaaaaataaaatattaaagattTCTACCCAGCACAAGAATGCGAAGATATAAATCAAAAAACAACCCCGTTATTACAAAGAACAAAACACCGGCTAAAAACCCAAAAAGATGGAAAATTAAGTAAAGTTACataacacataaaaaaataggATTACGCCACCAAAGCTGAAGATGAAAAGTTATAATTGTGATTTTGGTCTTTAACCACCAAAATGATAAACATTTGACTTTCTAAAACAAGTGAAGAATTGATTCCTGCTTACTCTGAAAAAATATGTGTATTCCTTCAAACACAAACTATCCAAATCATATTTAATGAAACCTGATAGTTCTAAAAAGGCCGCCTAAATAACCAAACCGCAAAAGATGATCAGACAAATATAACAAGCTCACTAAATGGATTTCAAGCCACTACATAACAAGATCTCAAATACTCTCAATATAGGTGATCAATAGTTTCCTCCTTCCTATAACCTCTCACACACAAAACATTATTATGAATGATTCCATGTTTAGCCGAGTTATCTTTTATAGAAAGACAATTACATAATAACCACCAAACGTATAGAGATACTCTTAACGAAACTGTTTTATTCCAGATAATATCATTGGCAACCGCCTGAACAACTGACCCCATCTTTGTCGGCATGTGATAAACACAACTACTAGAGTATCCTTTATCCGGATCTAAATGCCAACGACACCTGTCATCCACACCAACCTGAATAATAAAGTTATTTAACCACTCATAACACTCACCCGATTGTTTCTCCTCCCAAGCTAATAACCAATGTCGCCATTTCCAAGCTTCACCCTTACCCCTAGTCAAGAGCATACATCTTAGCAACTAAAGCCAATTGATTCTCTAATAAATGAATAAGGCGTCTAAATCTATCACACAACGAACCCCCCCTCCAACCAAGCATCTCGCCAAAATAGCATCCTAGATCCATTACACACTACCCTCTCCAAATTATCATCAAACCCCCACCACCAACCTTCACCTCTATGGAATCCCATGATACGCGTCCACCAAATTGATCCTAACTGTCTTTCCTCTCTAATACAATCAACGTCAAACCCATACATCGCCCTTTACACCTTGAACCACAAATTTCCTTGATACACaatcatcctccaacaccactttcccattaaattaaattctcaAATCCTACGCACCTCCAATCCCCATTTTCCTTCTCCAAACAAATTGTGTCACAATCAACCCACGAAATTTTCCCACTATCCTCAAAACCTCCCAAAATAACAtctaaaaatagataaatagagGAGATGATACATGTGGAAGCcttgaagaatgaagaaaatagaCAGGAAGAGACGACCTAGAGATATTGTATTGTTggaattaaaatttgttaactAATTGTCTAATGTCCTCCTTTACTCTTCAAACccggaaaagagatattatattgttggaattaaaatttgttaactAATTATCTAATGCCCTTCCTTAATCGAGTATATACTTCATCTATCTTTCATCGTATGTTGACATGTCCGCCTAACGATATGAAATCCATTGTATTAACCGACTTCTGATGCTCAACAAAATAACTGATTGATTCAACGACATATGACTGGATAGTGTGTGTGAATGCAAACTTAACCGGATGTCTATGCGTTAGTATCAATACATGATTTAATCAATATCCTTTAGATAAAAAGAAGATGTCTCAAACTTTCTGAATCAAAAGTTCATGTCGCAAAAAACATTAAGAacataattaaatcaaagatattACGAAATAGAATTCATATATAATCATCCAGATTAAGTAACTATATCAAATTTCTTGCAACTAGACATATTCCCAACAATAGAGAGGATTAGTTTATACATAACCTTACAATAGGaaacaagaagaaaagagatTGGTGTCAAAGTTGATTCCTCGTCCTCATGCGCCtgagctctctctctctctccctctctctccctctccctctccctctccctctccctccctcccaCCTTGGCTTTTATGTTCTTCTCTGCACAAGACCTTTTGGTCACTGGTGTGGTAGTGAGTCCTTGAAATGAAGTGATGACCaaatatttatagaattctagtAAGTGGGATTTTGCTTGGCGAAATGTGGCTCGCCTAGCAAATCGAGTTTTCTTCATAAGGAGTGAAATGACAACTCATCTTGAAAGGTCACCAAACAGTCTTACTTTGTCGGGTGAATTGATCCTCGCCCAATGAAGGCGCTCttgcatttttctttgaaactcTATGGAATTCTTCGCTTTCAGCTTGCCTAGCGAGCATGCTTTAGATCAGAATCCTTGATCTCTATCTTTCTTGGCCAATAACCTCAAAAAACCTACAAATATGAAGAGAAATAGGTATAAGCACCTTAATTGGTCCAAAAACTATGAATATATTAGATATCTACAATAAATTTGGGATTTTTACTTTGATTGCTAAACAAGTTAATAAGTGTAATACGAATTAACATGATTTTGACATGTATCATCGACCCAAATCAACACATGTACAACTCAAATCGACCCATGCATAACCCTAATTGAGGGGAAGGTGAGAAAAATTTGAGAGCTGTGATTGTATTTAAAAACGGCCATCTCTATATTTGCTCAAAAGCAAACCCCCAGATCATAAAATGAAACGGCCATCAACAATTAAGAAATACAAATAATCACTAAAAAGTCAATCCAcctccttcttcttcatcttcttctttgttCCCTTTCTTTTCTTACTCTTTCTTCActcttatattatatatattggtCCATTAGCTCTTAATTAGTAGaatatataaaagtttaatACTACTAGTACTAAGTCTTTATTAATACTCTCTTCAATGGGTAACGGCATCGGAAAACTCTGCCTCTGTTCCACCGGCGCCGGCAATACCTCCCGCCGGCACCAAAACAACAACCCTTTCGGAAACTCAATCTTCTACATCCGACCACCAGACACATTTTCCGACGACGACTTCACAACTTTCCGATCACTCTCCGGCGCCTCTGTCAGTGCCAACTCCTCCACCCCACCTTCCACCGTCACCACCATAACAACAACCGAAATGGACTCCTCTGCTTCGTTTGAAAGCTCCACTTCCTTTACTTCTTCACCTATGCCTCTTCAGCAACATGCTGGTTCCTCTGCTGGAAGCTGTAGCGCCGTATGGTGTAGCCCCACCAAGAAGTTTCCAAGAAGAAACTTGCTGAAGAAGATTCTCAAAAGGGTAGTTTCAGTttctaagaaaaagaaaaatgctatTGTTAATGTTTGTGATGTGAATTTGCAAGAAGTTGATGGTGAAAAGTATAtggataatgatgatgatgatgatgaaggtgGTGGTTTGTTTTTTATGGGAAGTGAGAATCTTCAATGGGCACAAGGTAGAGCTGGTGAAGATCGTTTACATATTGTAATATCAGAGAAATATAAATGGGTTTTTGTTGGAATTTATGATGGTTTTAACGGTCCAGATGCTACTGATTATCTTCTTGAAAATCTCTTCTTTTCTGTTTATGATCAACTCAAGGAAATTCTCTTAGAATTAGATGAAAAGTATCCAAATTTGGATTCTGTGTTGTTTAGTCTTTCTGAGGCATTGAGGAAAACTGAGGAAGCATTTATGAAGAGTGTTGATGAAATGATAAACAATAATTCTGTGTTAGCTATGATGGGTTCATGTGTTTTGGTGATGTTGATGAAAGGTGAAGATGTTTACTTGATGAATGTTGGAGATAGTCGTGCGGTTTTAGCTACTCATCATCATTCTCTCAAGTCACTTCAGCTTACCATGGAACATAGTACTCTAATCAAAGAGGTAATCATTTTTACATTTCAAAATCTTGCTCCGCAACCGGAATTGTGGCTGTAATATAAAGGTTTCTGCAACAACATTGCAACTGAAATTGTGGTTGCACACAATGTCTAGCTTCACAGTGTAGCCGCGACTTCAATTTAAAACTATGGTCCGTACAATTTTATGTGAACCATAAAGTTGGtttattttggtaaattaatttattgtgttgagatttttttataatttcaggAGGTTTGTAGAATCAGAAAGGAGCATGCAGATGACCCTTCTGCAATAAGTAAAGGCAGAGTGAAAGGTTACTTGAATGTAACAAGGGCTTTTGGGGCTGGGTTTCTGAAGCAggtgatttttttataacattataTTAGACTATGATTATGTGCTTAATTGTTCGTTCAATCCAACGTATGCATTTCACTAATCCGGATTGTATAGCTATATGGTCCAAGGATTTTAAATATAGGTCCATCTGCGACTGTAATCTAGGCCGAGACACAATGGTTAATCATGTCTTTGAAACCGAAGCATAACTGTGATTGAGACCGCATCACATGAACCACATTTGACCGCGATTTTCTGCAATATCAATGATCATGACATGAGGCAACCACAATTGTTACTGTGACAGAAGTTTAAAACCTAGAGTACTAGTGATCTATGATACAATTTCTATAATCTGTTCCTAACTCTTGAATTTTATTGATCCATTTTGCAGCCTAAACAAAATAATGCAATATTAGAGGCTTTCAAAGTTAACTACATTGGTGACTCTCCATACATCACATGTTCCCCTTCACTCCACCACCATAGGCTAAACCCTAGTGACAAATTCTTGATATTGTGTTCTGATGGACTTCACCAATATTTCACCAATGAAGAAGCAGTTGCTAAAGTGGAGTCATTCATCACTTTATCACCAGAGATAGACCCTGCACAGCTTCTCATTAAAGAAGCATTATGTAGAGCTGCCAAAAAAGCTGGTATGATATTAAGGGCCTATTTCTTTCTGatgattataaacaaaaatgattttgagatttaaaattttcattattaACTTTTTGAGgtttaaaaaaatcttgtgtttgtttactatgataaaaaacactataaaaaatacttattaaaagttaatttcaaGAAGGGACTTGACCTGTTAATCATGTGGTCAGAGGTTTGAGCTTTGACTCTTGCGTATGAAGAAAATTTGGTTAGGAGGAAAGAATACACATTGTGTGTGCCACAAGCTCTTCGATGGGATTAATCACTGTTAAACAGTTGTAGAAAATTCGTACTCATAACATGataacccaaaataaaatttgttttcaagAAAAGCTACTCAAAACAAGtaatttttagtttctttttctttcatattctgacttttatttttaaaaaaatcttaagaaAATGATGATACAACTCATTTGACTTTATTGGCATCTTTCACTAAGAAATAAATtcactaataaattaaaaaaatgtcaaaaccaATTTCTTAACTAGTGATTTTGGCTTgcattgttgttgtttcaggtatgaattttcataagttgCTAGATATTCCACAAGGGGAACGTCGTCTTTATCATGATGACATTTCAATTGTCATCATCTCCTTTGAGGGAAAAATATGGCGTTCAtcaatttaaatatatacacaTAAACAACTGATTATACACCATTGGAGTCTAATAAGTACAAGTGGTTGATGCGAAAAGGTGTGTGAGCATTGTAACTTATTCAGTTTAGGTATTTGGTATAGAGTTCAATTctactaataataatttttaaattttttatttaaagtaataatttttaaaactttaaaagtCTATTCGTTATACTATATGAAATGACGGTCCATTTTCTTGAAATATAGGATATTACAATTTTGGTCAATGCTAAAAAGAGTGCTTAGGGTGTGGCTATAGAGAAGGCAGGCCTATAATGattattaatttaaggataGAGTTAGATGCAGGCTTACATATCTAATTGATAAATTATGGTGGTTGATAGTGGTTTAGTtgcattaaataattttatgacTACATGGCTGATGGAAGCGTCACTTAGTGGAACTAGTATGATGGTTtggttctctaaaaaaaaagtatgatggTTTGGATGTTAATTTGTGTAAATCATTTTTACACATGCATTGTCACTTTTGATTAATTGCTAAAAtacatgtgtaaaaaaaattgcagtGTCAATGCATAAGTTAATCTCAATCACTTTGTTGTTAAGACAAATGCAAATGCAGTTAATTTGGCAAATTTTAGTCTAAATTTTGAGATGCTTAATTGgttttctttgatgaaaatcCTATACATGAATAATACATCATTGTATCTTTTTCTTCGAGAGACAAACATATGATCATTAACTTTTAGGTGTTGACGTTAAGTATGAAGGCATAACAATGATATGACACTTGGAGATTCATTACTATATCATATGATTAATGTCTGACCATTGACAACTTGAGAGACTGTCCGACTTCAATCTCTTGTACAGGGCCGTTTCTAAAGTTTTACAGGCTTTATGTATGATATGAGAAAAGGGCCCCTTACATAACACagccataattttttttagctcattgttattattttatcagtttttctttttgttttttcactgctatttacaccaaaaaagaaataaaa harbors:
- the LOC11442854 gene encoding probable protein phosphatase 2C 23, which translates into the protein MGNGIGKLCLCSTGAGNTSRRHQNNNPFGNSIFYIRPPDTFSDDDFTTFRSLSGASVSANSSTPPSTVTTITTTEMDSSASFESSTSFTSSPMPLQQHAGSSAGSCSAVWCSPTKKFPRRNLLKKILKRVVSVSKKKKNAIVNVCDVNLQEVDGEKYMDNDDDDDEGGGLFFMGSENLQWAQGRAGEDRLHIVISEKYKWVFVGIYDGFNGPDATDYLLENLFFSVYDQLKEILLELDEKYPNLDSVLFSLSEALRKTEEAFMKSVDEMINNNSVLAMMGSCVLVMLMKGEDVYLMNVGDSRAVLATHHHSLKSLQLTMEHSTLIKEEVCRIRKEHADDPSAISKGRVKGYLNVTRAFGAGFLKQPKQNNAILEAFKVNYIGDSPYITCSPSLHHHRLNPSDKFLILCSDGLHQYFTNEEAVAKVESFITLSPEIDPAQLLIKEALCRAAKKAGMNFHKLLDIPQGERRLYHDDISIVIISFEGKIWRSSI